The DNA region AATTATAATCTGTACTTATCTGCACTATTGATGGCTGCAACCTGCTGTTCTTTAATGATGGCTTACCTCTCCTACAAAAGAAGAAATTTGCCCATTGCTGTTAGTTACGGCCTCGGGATGTTTGTCAGTTCTTTTTATACTTTCGGGTACGCATTTGAGATCGTTAGCGGAAGCCTGGATCAGATCCAATTCTGGCTCCGAATCGAATATATCGGCATTCTGCTCGGTCCCATCTGTTTCTTTCTTATGGTGCTGCAATATACGGGACGAGAAGCCTGGGTACGCATGCGTAACGTTTTATTGCTGCTCATTGTACCTCTCCTTACGTTTATCGCACATATCACCAATAAGTCGCATCACCTATACTACAAGAGTATGACGATCGATAATTCCGCAGGCTTTCCTCTGTTCTCTTTTGAGAAAGGACCCCTATATCAGGTTCATGTCCTATTTTCCTACACGCTGTTTTTTATGGGTATTTTCTTCCTTGTACAGATGTTCCGACGTGCTATACCACGCATGAAAAAGCAAATCTCGCTGATGATTCTTGGCTCCTGGGGGCCATTCGGTTTTTCTCTTGTTTACTTAAGTGGTGTCCTCCATTCACCAATCGATATCTCACCTTTTGGATTTATCATCTCGGGTGTCTTCTTTATGTGGGGAATCTTTCAATTCAACATGTTTCGTTTGGCTCCGCTGGCTTGGCAAAAGGTGTTTGAGTCCATGCAGGATGCTGTCATTGTCTTTGATCTGGACCACGTCTTAACCAGTTTCAATCGCTCTGCACGTGGAGTTATTGAGGGACTGCACCCCAAACATATTGGTCAGCCCGCAAGTCTTGTCCTTGCGGATTACCCACTTCTATTGGAGAAATTGATCCAGCAACCCTCTTTTGCCAGCAAGGTTCGGCTATCCGGCGTGCAAAGTAACAAGTTGTATAATGTACATTTTTCTCTGGTAACTCACCGAGGCGGGAAACACATCGGCAAAATGATGCTGCTCAGCGATGTGACTGAAGCCATCCGGGCA from Paenibacillus sp. JNUCC-31 includes:
- a CDS encoding sensor histidine kinase, with the translated sequence MNYNLYLSALLMAATCCSLMMAYLSYKRRNLPIAVSYGLGMFVSSFYTFGYAFEIVSGSLDQIQFWLRIEYIGILLGPICFFLMVLQYTGREAWVRMRNVLLLLIVPLLTFIAHITNKSHHLYYKSMTIDNSAGFPLFSFEKGPLYQVHVLFSYTLFFMGIFFLVQMFRRAIPRMKKQISLMILGSWGPFGFSLVYLSGVLHSPIDISPFGFIISGVFFMWGIFQFNMFRLAPLAWQKVFESMQDAVIVFDLDHVLTSFNRSARGVIEGLHPKHIGQPASLVLADYPLLLEKLIQQPSFASKVRLSGVQSNKLYNVHFSLVTHRGGKHIGKMMLLSDVTEAIRAEDKLQDNARKLTELNTFKDRMFNVVAHDIRDPVAVLVNLMDLLEEEIQDFGGDSEEIVQEMRQQIQNTFALVEGLLEWFRSQSGGQVFHPVERNLTHSVEASIRLLRLRSENKQIRIISNISPGISVYADKDMLDLILRNLLSNSIKFTNLGGRITLNANRVDQHIVVSVSDTGEGISDEHAHSLLQDEYPISATGTAGERGIGFGLNLCREFVRLNGGEIWFDSKLSQGSNFYFSVPVPPEPGAAQPLFSMKAGIGA